In Helicobacter sp. MIT 99-5507, the sequence GCTATTAAAAAATACTCTTTTTAAAAATCTTTAATAATTTCTTTTTTATATTTTGATTAATATCCTGCTTTGATAGCAATAGCCGCTGCAATAGCTGCTGCAATATCATCTTTGTTTATCGTTTCATTTGGCATTAATTCTTGCATTTTAGATTCTAGATACAAAGTATCATAGTTTCCTTTTCTAAAGTCTTTATCTTTTGCGATATTTAATAAAAATGGAATTGTTGTTTTTATTCCTCTTATGGTAAATTCTTCTAATGCTCTAATGAGTTTATTTACCGCTAGATCGTAGCTTGAGGCTCGAACGATTAATTTTGCTATCATTGAATCATAATTTGGTGGTATTGTATAGTCCTTATAAACAGCACTATCTATGCGGACAAATGGTCCAAGTGCTGGATAGTATGTCGTAATTTTTCCTGGATTTGGTTTGAAATCATTTGCTACATCTTCTGCATTTATTCGCACTTCTATTGCATAACCTTGATGTAAAACTTCACTTTGATTTAAATCCAATATTTCCCCTGCAGCACATCTTATTTGCCTACCAATTAAGTCAAATCCTGTGATTTCTTCTGTGATTCCATGTTCGACTTGGATTCTGGTATTCATCTCCATAAAGTAGAATCTTCCTAAATCATCGACTAAAAATTCAATTGTCCCTGCATTTGTATATTTTGCAGCTTTTGCAGCAGCCACCGCAACAGAGCCCATTCTCCTTCTTAAATCAAGACTCATTGTAGGGCTTGGTGCGATTTCTACTAGCTTTTGATGTCGTCTTTGAATTGAGCAATCTCTCTCTAATAAATGAATAATATTTCCATAATTATCACCTATGATTTGAAATTCTATATGCTTTGGATTTTCAATATATTTTTCCATAAAAACATCATCATTTTTGAAAAATGCCATAGCTTCTCTTTTACAAGCATTTAGATTTTCCTCTATTTCATGATCACTTCTAACTACTCGAATCCCTTTGCCACCGCCTCCATTGCTTGCTTTTAGGATTACAGGATAACCGATTTTATTTGCCATTGCTTTTATTTCTTGAATACTGCAATTATTTATTATATCTGTGCCTGGCACTATTGGGATTCCATTTTTTTGCATAAGATCTCTTGCAGCTTTTTTATCTCCCATTCTTGCAATAACGCTAGAATCTGGACCAATCCACACAAGCCCTGCTTCACTTACTTTTTTTGCAAATTCTGCATTTTCACTTAAAAATCCATATCCAGGGTGAATTGCCTCTGCTCCGCAAGATAGTGCTACTTCTATTATTGCATCACCATCAAGATATGCCTTTAGCGGGTCAGCACTCACTTCGTGGCTTTCACTTGCCATTTTTACATGCATACTTTCTTTGTCAATCCTAGAATAAATAGCAACACTTTTTATATGTAAATCATTGCATGCACGAATAATTCTAACAGCAATTTCACCTCTATTTGCTATTAATATTTTTGAAAACATTTTAAACTCCCTAAATGCAAAATGCTAAATTATCATAAAATTGTAGTGTTTTAACCTTTGAATGTTATAATTTTAAATTGTTAGCTAAATAAAATTTTAGGATTTATTATGAATATTGCTGATGTAATAATTTTGAGTATTATAGAAGGAATAACCGAGTTTTTGCCCATATCTTCCACAGGACACTTAATCCTTGCTTCAAACTTGCTAGGAATAAATCAAGATGATAATTTTACTAAAAGTTTTCAAGTTGTTATTCAATTAGGCGCAATTTTGGCAGTATTGGCTTTATTTTGGAGGAAATTTTTGGATTATAAGTTGCTTTCAAAACTATTTGTTGCATTTTTGCCAGCTGGAATTTGTGGATTATTTTTTTATAATTTTATAAAAAGATTGTTTCATCCACACACGGTTGTTTATATGTTAATTATTGGTGGAATTTTATTTATAATATTGGAATTATTTTTAAAAAATAAGCCCTCAAAAGTAAATTCATTAGAATCTATTAGCTACAAAAAAGCATTTTATATAGGCTGTTTTCAAGCTCTTGCTATGATTCCTGGCACTTCTCGTAGCGGTTCTACTATATTTGGAGGATTAGTTTTAAAATTAAATAGGAAAATTGCTACAGAATTTTCATTTCTCCTTGCTGTGCCTACGATGTTTATAGCAAGTGGATATGATATTTATAAAAATATAGATTCTCTTAATACACAAAATTTTTTATATATATTGCTTGGTTTGTTTGTGACTTTTATCTTTGCTATTTTTGCTATTAAAATATTATTAAAATTTATTTCAAATTTTAGCTATATTGCTTTTGGTGTTTATCGCATCATCGTGGGCTTACTCTTTTATTTCATCGTCTTTTAAAAGTTCTTTTAGATATTTTTTATCATTTTCTAAATGAATATTGATATTATCAAGACTACCTTGATAATCAGGCTTATAATGGGCTTTTACTTGCATTTTGAGATTTTTTATATTTGTATTTAAAAAATTCTCAATACTAATATGGTC encodes:
- a CDS encoding undecaprenyl-diphosphate phosphatase, translating into MNIADVIILSIIEGITEFLPISSTGHLILASNLLGINQDDNFTKSFQVVIQLGAILAVLALFWRKFLDYKLLSKLFVAFLPAGICGLFFYNFIKRLFHPHTVVYMLIIGGILFIILELFLKNKPSKVNSLESISYKKAFYIGCFQALAMIPGTSRSGSTIFGGLVLKLNRKIATEFSFLLAVPTMFIASGYDIYKNIDSLNTQNFLYILLGLFVTFIFAIFAIKILLKFISNFSYIAFGVYRIIVGLLFYFIVF
- a CDS encoding acetyl-CoA carboxylase subunit A; translated protein: MFSKILIANRGEIAVRIIRACNDLHIKSVAIYSRIDKESMHVKMASESHEVSADPLKAYLDGDAIIEVALSCGAEAIHPGYGFLSENAEFAKKVSEAGLVWIGPDSSVIARMGDKKAARDLMQKNGIPIVPGTDIINNCSIQEIKAMANKIGYPVILKASNGGGGKGIRVVRSDHEIEENLNACKREAMAFFKNDDVFMEKYIENPKHIEFQIIGDNYGNIIHLLERDCSIQRRHQKLVEIAPSPTMSLDLRRRMGSVAVAAAKAAKYTNAGTIEFLVDDLGRFYFMEMNTRIQVEHGITEEITGFDLIGRQIRCAAGEILDLNQSEVLHQGYAIEVRINAEDVANDFKPNPGKITTYYPALGPFVRIDSAVYKDYTIPPNYDSMIAKLIVRASSYDLAVNKLIRALEEFTIRGIKTTIPFLLNIAKDKDFRKGNYDTLYLESKMQELMPNETINKDDIAAAIAAAIAIKAGY